TCAACACGACACTAACTTTTGATGGATATTAATACAGGCATTAATAATCCTATCACTTAACTCTTCTTTTCTCCACTTCTCCATCTTCTCCCTTTCTCCTTATTTTTATCCTACCTGAACTCTTACTGTTTATTGAGAAAGTTATAAATATTTTCGTGCAAAAGTTTGTTGACATAGGATAAAATCTCTGGTAAAATATCCTTATAATGAGCAAACTCTGTTTTAGATAGAAAAAATTATCTAACGAGGTAAAAGAGAAGGAAACATCCAAAATGTTCAAAAAGCATTTCCTATCAGTTAAATTAATCATAAGGAGAATAGATAATGGAGAGTAGCAAAAAGGGTTTTGGTATTTTCATAGACAGGTTAAATAAGATGAAATGTTGGCAGATACTAAGTATTTTATTTATAGTTAATCTTCTTTTGCGTTTATTTCTTCAACATTTTTTTAAAGAGACAGGAATTTACCATGATACTGCTGACTATCTCAATTTGGCATATAATTTATATACGGGAAAAGGGTATGTAAATGATGTTTGGTGGGCAATGTTTTTAAAACCTGAACAATTACCACGGTTAGAGACTTTGAGAGCCCCTTTATTGCCATTTCTATTATCTATTATTTATTGGTTGGTAGGTGTAAATTTCTTTGCCGCAAAGACCATCTGCATCATATCAGGTAGTCTTATTCCAATCTTTACATATCTCATAAGTCATTTATTATATCAATCGAAACCGGTATCACTCCTAACAGCAATATTAGTTTCGGTCAATAATCTATTATTCCATTGTTCAATAGCCATCTTGACAGATATACCATTTGCTCTACTAATACTTATAACCTTCTGGTTTCTTCTTCGAGGTTTAGAAAGTTATAAGATACACAATTTTATCCTGTGTGGTGTTTTTTTAGGATTATCTTATTTAATGCGTGCTCAAGGAGCATTATTTGTACCAGTTGTTTTAATAAGTTTAATTATAAAATTTAGAATTCGAAAAAGTATAAAACCTTTTTTTTATATTTTGGTATGTAGTTTTTTGGTAATATCTCCTTATCTGTACAGAAATTGGGTTATAACAGGTAATCCATTATATTCTACTCTGCAAAGACTTGCCTTGCAGGGTTATTTTGGAGATATGGAATTTTTTTGGCATAGTGTTACTTCTCCACCAGGTTTTATCCCTTTTATAATTTCACATCCATTGAAAACAATGAATCATACAATCCAGCTATTTTGGGACATATACTCACAGACCCCAGAATGCATTTTTATCGATCCAATATTGTTTGTTTTTTTTATCATAGGCATCCTTATTACTTTAAGTCAATGGAGGATTTATCTCCCAATATATCTTTATATAATAATTCTCCATTGTTTTCTTTCACTT
Above is a window of bacterium DNA encoding:
- a CDS encoding glycosyltransferase family 39 protein, with amino-acid sequence MESSKKGFGIFIDRLNKMKCWQILSILFIVNLLLRLFLQHFFKETGIYHDTADYLNLAYNLYTGKGYVNDVWWAMFLKPEQLPRLETLRAPLLPFLLSIIYWLVGVNFFAAKTICIISGSLIPIFTYLISHLLYQSKPVSLLTAILVSVNNLLFHCSIAILTDIPFALLILITFWFLLRGLESYKIHNFILCGVFLGLSYLMRAQGALFVPVVLISLIIKFRIRKSIKPFFYILVCSFLVISPYLYRNWVITGNPLYSTLQRLALQGYFGDMEFFWHSVTSPPGFIPFIISHPLKTMNHTIQLFWDIYSQTPECIFIDPILFVFFIIGILITLSQWRIYLPIYLYIIILHCFLSLTSYEWRYFSSIIPFYLLFTSLGFRYLYLEMNWEGKRYIKYALLVLITIPILTNLVTSMANSFKSGDSYFEQSLSVSNFLKKNTKPNEAIMAGVKPYYYTYCTKRQTISFPFCDESTFQSILREYNVKYIALSQNELMYFRKEWLLVKSPENIKLVYKNKKTDTLVFEVLKSTTPGSMR